In Burkholderiales bacterium, a single genomic region encodes these proteins:
- a CDS encoding tripartite tricarboxylate transporter substrate binding protein, producing the protein MRIGLWAALACLAASPAIAQQTKYPAKPVRVIVGFAAGGAVDIPMRLIAQRLGESFGTVIVENRPGHDGIVAGDVVAKSPPDGYTFVCVSAGHAMNSVLHAKTLPYHPINDFSPVSMTATGPLTLVVNRSLPVKDLKELIALAKRQPGKLNFASSGSGGTMHLAGELLKSMAHVNIVHVPYKGGGPALTDVLAGQIELTFVGAPAAMPHIRSGKLRVLAVSTAKRAAALPEVPTVAELGYPGFEVATWYGLLGPARVPSAIVNQLSSEVSRTVNANDVREKLLGFGLEPVGSTPEQFTEHIKREIARWTPIIANAGIKPD; encoded by the coding sequence ATGCGTATCGGACTGTGGGCGGCGCTCGCGTGTCTTGCCGCGTCGCCCGCCATCGCTCAGCAGACCAAATACCCCGCCAAGCCCGTGCGCGTCATCGTCGGCTTCGCCGCAGGCGGGGCGGTCGACATTCCGATGCGCCTCATCGCGCAGCGCCTGGGCGAATCGTTCGGCACCGTCATCGTCGAGAATCGGCCCGGACACGACGGCATCGTCGCAGGCGACGTGGTGGCGAAGTCGCCGCCCGACGGCTACACCTTCGTGTGCGTGAGCGCCGGACACGCGATGAACTCGGTGCTCCACGCGAAGACGCTGCCGTATCACCCGATCAACGATTTCTCGCCGGTCTCCATGACGGCGACCGGCCCGTTGACGCTCGTGGTCAACCGCTCGCTGCCGGTGAAGGACCTGAAAGAGCTGATCGCGCTCGCGAAACGGCAGCCGGGCAAGCTCAACTTCGCCTCGTCCGGCAGCGGCGGCACGATGCACCTCGCGGGCGAGCTGCTGAAGTCGATGGCCCACGTCAACATCGTGCACGTGCCGTACAAAGGCGGCGGGCCTGCGCTCACCGACGTGCTCGCCGGACAGATCGAGCTCACCTTCGTCGGCGCGCCGGCGGCGATGCCGCACATTCGCTCAGGCAAGCTGAGAGTGCTCGCGGTCAGCACCGCGAAGCGCGCCGCGGCGCTGCCCGAAGTACCGACCGTCGCCGAGCTCGGTTATCCGGGTTTCGAAGTCGCGACGTGGTACGGGCTGCTCGGTCCCGCGCGCGTGCCTTCGGCGATCGTCAACCAGCTCAGTTCCGAGGTGTCACGCACCGTGAACGCGAACGACGTGCGCGAGAAGCTGCTGGGATTCGGCCTCGAGCCCGTGGGCAGCACGCCCGAGCAGTTCACCGAGCACATCAAGCGCGAGATCGCGCGCTGGACGCCGATCATCGCCAACGCGGGGATCAAGCCGGACTAG
- a CDS encoding RNA chaperone Hfq: MAGSKERIQDALLNQYRKHGTRIRVVLLNSDAFDGTIESFDVYSIRLASSEPLLLLKTSIAMIEPAPKHGKVRAHAPRVHTTQHGTPPARTAPVIERKRRRVVLRDDS; the protein is encoded by the coding sequence ATGGCAGGCAGCAAAGAACGCATACAGGACGCTCTACTCAACCAGTACAGGAAGCACGGCACGCGCATCCGGGTGGTTTTGCTCAACTCGGATGCCTTCGACGGCACGATCGAATCGTTCGACGTCTATTCGATACGCCTGGCCTCGTCGGAACCGCTGCTGCTGCTCAAGACCAGCATCGCGATGATCGAGCCTGCGCCCAAGCACGGCAAAGTGCGGGCGCACGCGCCTCGCGTGCACACGACGCAGCACGGGACGCCGCCGGCGCGCACCGCTCCGGTGATCGAGCGCAAGCGCCGCCGCGTGGTGCTGCGCGACGATTCCTAA
- a CDS encoding sigma-70 family RNA polymerase sigma factor yields MSNPSFESLVRAYSAELYRYAYWLCRDRFVAEDLVQETFARAWGARAALREQGAAKSWLYTILRNENARLHERKRLDVEEGADLDAIEDLRLASVSAELEMREALHALPESYREPLLLQVVGGFSCEEIAQMMQLTPGAVMTRLTRARQALRREPGAAARESSK; encoded by the coding sequence TTGAGCAATCCAAGCTTCGAATCGCTCGTCAGAGCGTACTCCGCCGAGCTTTATCGCTATGCGTACTGGCTCTGCCGCGACCGTTTCGTCGCGGAGGACCTGGTGCAGGAGACGTTCGCCCGTGCGTGGGGCGCGCGCGCGGCCTTGCGCGAGCAGGGTGCCGCGAAGAGCTGGCTGTACACGATCCTGCGCAACGAGAATGCGCGGCTGCACGAGCGCAAGCGCCTGGACGTGGAAGAGGGCGCCGACCTCGACGCGATCGAGGACCTGCGCCTGGCGAGCGTGTCGGCCGAGCTGGAGATGCGCGAAGCGCTGCACGCGCTGCCCGAGTCGTACCGGGAGCCGCTGCTGCTGCAGGTGGTCGGAGGATTCAGCTGCGAAGAGATCGCACAGATGATGCAGCTTACGCCGGGAGCCGTGATGACGCGGCTCACCCGGGCGCGGCAGGCGCTGAGGCGGGAGCCCGGCGCGGCCGCAAGGGAGTCGTCGAAATGA
- a CDS encoding class II aldolase/adducin family protein — MNAPLTLKTTPTIDCSPEEWEARVDLACLYRIVSHLGWHKSIIYNHISMRVPGPETHFLLNPLGLMYTEITASNLLKVDLKGRKVNPSPYPVHTAGFVVHSSVHRVREDVKCVIHTHSNAGVAVSCQEQGLLPINLGSMGLYDKINYYDCQGVTNEADECEQIAAALGDKNVLILRNHGLLTCGKNAAEAFNLMRRLESACEVQIMAQSGGAKLSMPPMNVVGKTTQQTTMTMDQNADAKGEAADGPSMLWAAVRRWMAQVDPSYMS, encoded by the coding sequence ATGAACGCTCCACTGACGCTGAAGACCACCCCGACGATCGATTGCTCTCCCGAGGAATGGGAAGCGCGCGTCGACCTCGCCTGCCTCTATCGCATCGTGTCCCATCTCGGCTGGCACAAGAGCATCATCTACAACCACATCTCGATGCGCGTGCCCGGACCGGAGACGCACTTCCTGCTGAACCCCCTCGGGCTCATGTACACCGAGATCACTGCGTCCAATCTGCTCAAGGTCGATCTCAAGGGGCGCAAGGTCAATCCGTCGCCCTACCCGGTGCACACCGCGGGCTTCGTGGTTCACAGCTCGGTGCATCGCGTGCGCGAGGACGTGAAGTGCGTGATTCACACGCATTCGAATGCCGGTGTCGCGGTGTCGTGCCAGGAGCAGGGCCTGCTGCCGATCAACCTCGGCTCGATGGGTCTCTACGACAAGATCAACTATTACGATTGCCAGGGCGTGACCAACGAAGCCGACGAATGCGAGCAGATCGCCGCGGCGCTCGGCGACAAGAACGTGCTCATCCTGCGCAATCACGGCCTGCTGACCTGCGGCAAGAACGCGGCCGAAGCGTTCAACCTCATGCGCCGGCTCGAGAGCGCGTGCGAGGTCCAGATCATGGCGCAGTCGGGCGGCGCGAAGCTCTCGATGCCCCCGATGAACGTCGTCGGCAAGACCACGCAGCAGACCACGATGACCATGGACCAGAACGCCGACGCCAAGGGCGAAGCGGCCGACGGCCCGTCGATGCTGTGGGCGGCGGTGCGCCGCTGGATGGCGCAGGTCGATCCGAGCTACATGTCGTAA
- a CDS encoding Ldh family oxidoreductase, with protein MKLSIEEATDLAVRGLVRAGMKPIAARIVADHLVDANLCGHEFSSLPRVLALAAELSEKPPPGEIRIVRETQCSAVIDGGDNVAYVVSLYAIDKAMEIAKESGVAVVGAHNTWFSGRLAYYVERAARRGFVAMHTTNTTARVAPFGGIDRLMGTNPVAIAFPSQDEPLLIDIGTSAMTWGDVDLARTKGEPLPQGVAVDPQGRPTLDPAAALEGAFLAWGGQRGSALSLAVQALGVLAGSAPVIHGVGNYGLFFLVVDPHVLMDRDEFTSRVSELRRSIQANRPQSSGSPVRVPGDGSLHRRKARLAEGFVTVDDRVYERLLAQAR; from the coding sequence ATGAAGCTCTCGATCGAGGAGGCGACCGATCTCGCGGTGCGCGGCCTCGTGCGCGCGGGCATGAAGCCCATCGCCGCGCGCATCGTCGCCGACCATCTCGTCGACGCGAACCTCTGCGGGCACGAGTTCTCGAGCCTCCCGCGCGTGCTCGCGCTCGCCGCGGAGCTCTCGGAGAAGCCGCCGCCGGGCGAGATCCGTATCGTGCGCGAGACGCAATGCTCGGCGGTGATCGACGGCGGCGACAACGTGGCGTACGTCGTCTCGCTGTATGCGATCGACAAGGCGATGGAGATCGCGAAAGAAAGCGGCGTCGCGGTCGTGGGCGCCCACAACACGTGGTTCAGCGGTCGGCTCGCTTATTACGTCGAGCGTGCGGCCCGGCGGGGGTTCGTCGCGATGCACACGACCAACACCACCGCGCGCGTCGCGCCTTTCGGCGGCATCGACCGATTGATGGGGACCAATCCTGTCGCGATCGCGTTCCCGAGCCAGGACGAGCCGCTGCTGATCGATATCGGCACCTCCGCGATGACATGGGGTGACGTCGATCTCGCGCGCACCAAGGGCGAGCCGCTGCCGCAGGGCGTGGCGGTCGATCCGCAAGGCCGGCCGACGCTCGATCCCGCCGCCGCGCTCGAGGGGGCTTTCCTCGCCTGGGGCGGGCAGCGCGGCAGCGCGCTGTCGCTCGCGGTGCAGGCGCTGGGCGTGCTCGCCGGCAGTGCGCCGGTGATCCACGGCGTGGGCAACTACGGATTGTTCTTCCTGGTCGTCGATCCGCACGTGCTCATGGACCGCGACGAGTTCACGTCGCGCGTGTCGGAGCTGAGACGATCGATCCAGGCCAACCGCCCGCAATCGAGCGGTTCGCCGGTGCGCGTGCCGGGCGACGGGAGCCTGCATCGCCGCAAGGCGCGGCTCGCGGAAGGGTTCGTCACCGTCGACGACCGCGTCTACGAACGCCTGCTCGCCCAGGCCCGTTAA
- a CDS encoding cysteine dioxygenase family protein, whose translation MFDRDRFIEDCRAAIKSADAQAQIRELVARAVSEPPQVIRALGEPTRSGVETLYRGDDLTILNLSWGPQMFMRPHDHRMWAVIGIYGGTELNTFFRRAEQGLAQHGTRELGVGDTAPLGASIIHAVRNPLDSITSAIHVYGGDFFATARSEWDAATHVEQPYDVAHTLKAFEDANARLAELRPR comes from the coding sequence ATGTTCGACAGGGATCGCTTCATCGAGGACTGCCGCGCGGCGATCAAAAGCGCCGACGCGCAGGCGCAGATCCGCGAGCTCGTCGCGCGCGCGGTGAGCGAGCCGCCGCAGGTCATCCGTGCTCTGGGGGAGCCGACGCGCTCAGGCGTGGAGACGCTCTATCGCGGCGACGACCTGACGATCCTCAACCTCTCGTGGGGACCGCAGATGTTCATGCGGCCGCACGATCACCGCATGTGGGCCGTGATCGGGATCTACGGCGGCACCGAGCTCAACACGTTCTTCCGGCGCGCGGAGCAGGGGCTCGCGCAGCACGGCACCAGGGAGCTCGGGGTCGGCGACACCGCGCCGCTCGGCGCTTCGATCATCCATGCCGTGCGCAACCCGCTCGACAGCATCACCAGCGCCATCCACGTCTACGGCGGCGATTTCTTCGCCACGGCGCGCAGCGAGTGGGACGCGGCGACGCACGTCGAGCAGCCCTACGACGTCGCGCACACCCTCAAGGCGTTCGAGGACGCGAACGCGCGGCTGGCCGAGCTGCGTCCACGATAG
- a CDS encoding class I SAM-dependent methyltransferase, protein MPSASTLPAYYAARAAEYERVYDKPERQRDLAKLRTSIPPLLAGRDVLEIACGTGYWTAVIAPSARRIVGVDINPETLEIAGAKPYPPGRVTFEAADVHAALAKHRGFDGAFAGFWWSHIPRRERRAFVESLCKALAPGAVVVVLDNLYVEGSSTPLAHTDADGNTFQKRRLDDGSEHLVLKNFPTEAELREELAGLASRVGYTALDYYWLLEFSTSD, encoded by the coding sequence CTGCGTACTACGCCGCGCGCGCCGCGGAATACGAGCGCGTCTACGACAAGCCCGAGCGCCAGCGGGATCTGGCGAAGCTGCGCACCTCGATCCCGCCGCTGCTCGCGGGCCGCGACGTGCTCGAGATCGCGTGCGGTACCGGCTATTGGACCGCGGTCATCGCGCCGAGTGCGCGCCGCATCGTCGGGGTCGACATCAATCCCGAGACGCTCGAGATCGCCGGCGCCAAACCCTATCCGCCGGGGCGCGTGACTTTCGAAGCGGCCGACGTGCACGCCGCGCTCGCGAAGCATCGCGGCTTCGACGGCGCATTCGCCGGCTTCTGGTGGTCGCACATCCCGCGCCGGGAGCGGCGCGCGTTCGTCGAATCGCTGTGCAAGGCGCTCGCACCCGGCGCGGTCGTCGTCGTGCTCGACAACCTCTACGTCGAAGGCAGCAGCACGCCGCTCGCGCACACCGACGCCGACGGCAATACGTTCCAGAAGCGCCGGCTCGACGACGGCTCGGAGCACCTCGTGCTCAAGAACTTCCCCACTGAAGCGGAGCTGCGGGAGGAGCTCGCCGGCCTCGCCTCGCGAGTCGGCTATACCGCGCTCGATTACTACTGGCTGCTCGAATTCAGCACGTCAGATTGA
- a CDS encoding D-2-hydroxyacid dehydrogenase translates to MTSPRESPRILVYSPRAGEAEEYAALIRTARPRSNLAAAATPEAFHAEIGSAEILMGWWFPADAFRHAPRLRWIHKVSAGVEDVVYGQPHAPGVALTRSHGALIAPRMVEYVLGAIYAHTQRFDLAERQQRAKVWTLYLNGLAQGLTVGIAGLGDIGRAVAAGVARNGMRVIGWRRTPDAVQGVERVYAGRSELAAFVAACDVLVVLLPLTEETRGLFDAKLFAAMKRSAYLVNIARGAVLDERALVEALRERRIAGATLDVFETEPLPAESPLWEMASVRITPHVSGPVIPADVAGFFVDNLDRYVAGQPLERRIDETRGY, encoded by the coding sequence TTGACATCACCCCGCGAAAGCCCGCGCATCCTCGTCTACTCGCCGCGCGCAGGCGAAGCCGAGGAGTACGCGGCTCTCATCCGCACGGCGCGGCCCCGGTCGAATCTCGCCGCGGCGGCCACCCCCGAAGCGTTCCATGCCGAGATCGGCTCGGCCGAGATCCTCATGGGCTGGTGGTTCCCCGCGGACGCTTTTCGCCATGCGCCGCGGCTCAGGTGGATCCACAAGGTCAGCGCCGGCGTCGAGGACGTGGTCTACGGTCAGCCGCATGCGCCGGGTGTCGCGCTCACGCGCAGTCACGGCGCGCTCATCGCGCCGCGCATGGTCGAATACGTGCTCGGTGCGATCTACGCCCATACGCAGCGCTTCGACCTCGCGGAGCGCCAGCAGCGCGCCAAGGTCTGGACTCTCTATCTCAACGGACTGGCGCAGGGCCTGACCGTGGGCATCGCCGGGCTCGGCGACATCGGCCGGGCGGTCGCGGCCGGCGTGGCGCGCAACGGCATGCGCGTCATCGGCTGGCGCAGGACGCCGGACGCGGTGCAGGGCGTGGAGCGCGTCTATGCCGGGCGCAGCGAGCTCGCAGCGTTCGTCGCAGCGTGCGACGTGCTCGTGGTCCTGCTGCCCCTCACCGAGGAGACGCGCGGTCTTTTCGATGCGAAGCTGTTCGCGGCGATGAAGCGCAGCGCCTACCTCGTGAACATCGCGCGCGGCGCTGTGCTCGACGAGCGCGCGCTGGTCGAAGCGCTGCGCGAGAGACGCATCGCGGGCGCGACGCTGGACGTGTTCGAGACCGAGCCGCTGCCGGCGGAAAGTCCGCTGTGGGAAATGGCCAGCGTCAGGATCACCCCGCACGTCAGCGGTCCGGTCATTCCCGCCGACGTCGCGGGCTTCTTCGTCGACAACCTGGACCGTTACGTCGCGGGACAGCCCCTCGAGCGGCGCATCGACGAGACGCGCGGCTATTAG
- a CDS encoding TauD/TfdA family dioxygenase, which translates to MAIEVIPSGDALGARIEGVDLTRPLDDATFNAVRDAFYEHQVVYFRGRQLSDEDHIRFSQRFGELRKLKFDQVRAPYPEIFVVSNIMEDGKYIGAYDAGIYWHTDGAYLANPHAISALRALEVPVQDGRVLGDTAFASMSAAYDALPDSMKKRLEGLKALQSIIYRHQKTLNEGRKKEYTAAIKADPEAIHPVVRVHPVTKKKCLYVSEGYTVKIIGLPEDESRQLIAELTSHCTKPEFQYRHNWREGDLVMWDDCSTQHKATFDYALPLRRLMHRTTVINGL; encoded by the coding sequence GTGGCAATAGAAGTCATCCCGAGCGGAGACGCGCTCGGCGCGCGCATCGAGGGCGTCGATCTCACGCGTCCGCTCGACGACGCGACGTTCAACGCCGTGCGCGACGCGTTCTACGAGCACCAGGTCGTGTATTTTCGCGGCCGGCAGCTTTCCGACGAAGATCACATCCGCTTTTCCCAGCGCTTCGGCGAGCTGCGCAAGCTCAAGTTCGACCAGGTCCGCGCCCCGTATCCGGAGATCTTCGTCGTCTCCAACATCATGGAGGACGGCAAGTACATCGGCGCCTACGATGCGGGCATCTACTGGCACACCGACGGTGCGTATCTTGCGAACCCGCACGCGATCTCCGCTCTGCGCGCGCTCGAAGTGCCGGTGCAGGACGGCCGTGTGCTGGGCGACACGGCGTTCGCCAGCATGAGCGCGGCGTATGACGCGCTGCCGGACTCGATGAAGAAGCGCCTCGAAGGCCTGAAGGCTTTGCAGAGCATCATCTACCGCCATCAGAAGACGCTGAACGAAGGCCGCAAGAAGGAGTACACCGCCGCGATCAAGGCCGATCCGGAGGCGATCCACCCGGTCGTGCGCGTGCATCCGGTGACGAAGAAGAAGTGTCTGTACGTGAGCGAGGGCTATACGGTGAAGATCATCGGGCTGCCCGAAGACGAAAGCCGCCAGCTCATCGCGGAGCTCACGAGCCACTGCACCAAACCCGAGTTCCAGTACCGCCACAACTGGCGGGAAGGCGACCTGGTGATGTGGGACGACTGCTCGACCCAGCACAAGGCGACGTTCGATTACGCGCTGCCGCTGCGGCGGTTGATGCATCGGACGACCGTGATCAACGGTTTGTAA
- a CDS encoding DUF3379 family protein has translation MNCLETRRSLLAAPRERSAELEAHLAECAECSRLSLRVDELDTRIAEAALVPVPQGLADRVLYGKRAKPRWPYAAAAAVLGASVLMGFAGPQIVDAVSAPMEAVGPSHPAVAAIAMVVEQQPAYLDEARGVDTVAMEEGLKRLGLSLRQEGVKVDYAARCYMPETECDHLVLDTPDGPVSVILVPDYPVGSRALVADRRMTALVSPAGSGGYIVVAGSPKIAKRTEKLFVKGRV, from the coding sequence ATGAATTGCCTCGAAACCAGAAGATCGCTGCTGGCGGCGCCGCGGGAGCGTAGCGCCGAGCTGGAAGCCCATCTCGCCGAGTGTGCGGAGTGCTCGCGGCTGTCGTTGCGCGTCGACGAGCTCGACACGCGGATCGCCGAAGCCGCGCTCGTGCCCGTGCCGCAGGGGCTCGCCGACCGCGTGCTCTACGGCAAGCGCGCCAAGCCGCGCTGGCCTTACGCCGCCGCGGCGGCCGTTTTGGGCGCTTCGGTGCTCATGGGCTTCGCCGGTCCGCAAATCGTGGACGCGGTGTCCGCGCCGATGGAAGCGGTCGGTCCGTCGCATCCCGCGGTCGCGGCGATCGCGATGGTGGTGGAGCAGCAGCCCGCCTATCTCGACGAAGCCCGCGGCGTCGACACCGTGGCGATGGAAGAAGGCTTGAAGCGCCTGGGACTGTCGCTGCGCCAGGAGGGCGTCAAAGTCGACTATGCCGCGCGCTGCTACATGCCCGAGACCGAGTGCGACCACCTCGTGCTCGATACGCCCGACGGCCCGGTGAGCGTGATCCTGGTGCCCGATTACCCGGTCGGCTCGCGCGCCCTGGTCGCCGACCGGCGCATGACCGCGCTGGTGAGCCCGGCCGGCAGCGGCGGTTACATCGTCGTCGCGGGGTCGCCCAAGATCGCCAAGCGCACCGAGAAGCTTTTCGTGAAAGGGCGGGTGTAA
- a CDS encoding ABC transporter substrate-binding protein, with protein sequence MKLTLIENFRALFYAPFYAALELGAYRAEGLDVDMITPEGAARSIEMLAAGTGEVSWGGPLRVILAHDKDPASDTVAFCEVVGRDPFFLIGREPNPSFSLADLLGKRVGITTEVPTPWICLQRDLQLAGIDPSTITRGPPRTMAGNSEALRAGEVDVIQLFQPYARNVLDDGAGHLWYAAASRGLCCYTTLNTTRRFIREHPQTLLGMTRAIYRTQKWIHAHSGAQLAAVVAAYLSHVPAGVLARCFDEYKSLGVWSRDPSVKRAGIEWKRDAMLETGTIKQGLEYEDYVDPSFGESVVREDPPSI encoded by the coding sequence ATGAAATTAACGCTGATCGAAAACTTCCGGGCGCTGTTCTACGCCCCGTTCTACGCCGCGCTCGAGCTCGGCGCGTATCGCGCCGAGGGTCTCGACGTCGACATGATCACGCCGGAAGGCGCGGCGCGAAGCATCGAGATGCTCGCTGCCGGCACGGGCGAGGTGTCGTGGGGCGGACCGTTGCGGGTCATCCTCGCGCACGACAAGGACCCCGCGTCCGACACCGTCGCGTTCTGCGAGGTCGTCGGGCGCGATCCGTTCTTCCTGATCGGGCGCGAGCCCAATCCGTCGTTCAGCCTTGCCGATCTCCTCGGCAAGCGCGTCGGCATCACCACCGAAGTGCCGACGCCGTGGATCTGTCTTCAGCGCGATCTGCAGCTCGCCGGGATCGATCCGTCGACGATCACGCGCGGTCCTCCGCGGACCATGGCCGGGAACTCGGAGGCGCTGCGCGCCGGCGAGGTCGACGTCATCCAGCTCTTCCAGCCGTATGCGCGCAACGTCCTCGACGACGGCGCGGGCCACCTCTGGTATGCAGCCGCCAGCCGCGGCCTGTGCTGCTACACCACGCTCAACACCACGCGGCGCTTCATCCGCGAGCACCCGCAAACCCTGCTTGGCATGACGCGTGCGATCTACCGCACGCAGAAGTGGATCCATGCGCATTCGGGCGCGCAGCTCGCGGCTGTCGTGGCGGCGTATCTCTCGCACGTGCCGGCCGGCGTGCTCGCGCGATGCTTCGACGAGTACAAATCGCTCGGCGTGTGGAGCCGCGACCCGAGCGTCAAGCGCGCGGGCATCGAATGGAAGCGCGACGCGATGCTCGAGACCGGGACGATCAAACAGGGGCTCGAGTACGAGGATTACGTCGATCCGAGCTTCGGCGAGTCGGTCGTTCGCGAGGACCCGCCGTCAATCTGA
- a CDS encoding SPW repeat protein codes for MQTKQWQYGLTLVFGLLLLSMPWLLRFYDDIPVRSVDFYVIGAIMVACAALALHRRSVAASWVMPSLGLWMLASPWLLGFMQVIEARNSAWLVGGAVFLLSLWALLERMSAARTGRTFAS; via the coding sequence ATGCAGACCAAGCAGTGGCAGTACGGACTCACCCTCGTTTTCGGCCTTTTGCTCCTCTCCATGCCGTGGCTGTTGCGCTTCTACGACGACATCCCGGTTCGCAGCGTCGACTTCTACGTGATCGGGGCGATCATGGTCGCCTGCGCCGCATTGGCGCTGCACCGGCGCTCGGTGGCGGCGTCGTGGGTGATGCCGTCGCTCGGCCTGTGGATGCTCGCCTCGCCGTGGCTGCTCGGCTTCATGCAGGTCATCGAGGCGCGCAACAGCGCGTGGCTGGTCGGCGGCGCGGTCTTCCTGCTGTCGCTGTGGGCGCTGCTCGAGCGGATGTCCGCCGCCCGCACCGGCCGGACGTTCGCCAGCTAA
- the pal gene encoding peptidoglycan-associated lipoprotein Pal, which produces MHRTIAAAAVLAAMAGCASTPPASSNASTSSTRATAPSTSTARAPAASSSAAPRASTAGTATGASTVAAPSQRSVFFDYDSNVVKDEYGTVVKSNAQYLASKRGTAVRIEGNTDERGSREYNLALGQRRADAVKQHLTLLGVPAQQIETVSFGEEKPRADAQDEKAYEQNRRADIVYGR; this is translated from the coding sequence ATGCACCGCACCATCGCTGCTGCAGCCGTCCTGGCCGCCATGGCGGGCTGCGCTTCCACGCCGCCCGCGAGCTCGAACGCCTCCACTTCCAGCACGCGCGCCACCGCACCCTCGACCAGCACGGCGCGTGCCCCGGCCGCTTCGAGCTCCGCCGCGCCGCGGGCGTCCACGGCGGGCACCGCCACCGGCGCCTCGACGGTCGCCGCGCCTTCGCAACGCAGCGTCTTTTTCGATTACGACAGCAACGTCGTCAAGGACGAGTACGGCACGGTCGTGAAGTCGAACGCGCAGTACCTGGCGAGCAAGCGCGGCACGGCCGTCCGCATCGAAGGCAACACCGACGAGCGCGGCAGCCGCGAATACAACCTCGCGCTCGGCCAGCGCCGCGCGGACGCGGTGAAACAGCACCTCACCCTGCTCGGCGTTCCGGCGCAGCAGATCGAAACCGTCAGCTTCGGCGAGGAGAAACCGCGCGCCGACGCGCAGGACGAGAAAGCATACGAGCAGAACCGCCGCGCCGACATCGTTTACGGCCGCTGA
- a CDS encoding CoA transferase, which produces MSGPLAGIRVVDLTQMLLGPYATGVLARLGADVVKVEPPGGDGRRGIGPSRERGMTSQFIHENRGKRSIVVDLKQPRGRDVVLGLCKSSDVVVHNSRREAMARLGLAYEDVRRVKPDIVYCAAVGFGEGGPYADKPAYDDMIQGLAAVPALQQRLTGDACYAPFNLSDRLCGMVFVQTILAALLARARTSEGQSVELPMFETMAEFVLSEHLWGRTFEPSSESMGAPRLFERRPSRTRDGHVCFWIGTDPQCARLFDAIGLPGLKSDERFRTRAERNRNLQDFYARVDAVLATKTTAEWMDRFVAHDIPAMPLNTLETLLDDPHLAATGFFRRSADGVVTMATPSRWSRTPPGEPAPAPRLGENTAALLAEAGYDEAAIEGLRHDAVVR; this is translated from the coding sequence ATGAGCGGACCGCTTGCCGGCATCCGGGTGGTCGACCTGACCCAGATGCTGCTGGGGCCCTACGCCACCGGCGTCCTCGCGCGTCTGGGCGCCGATGTGGTCAAGGTCGAGCCGCCGGGCGGCGACGGCCGGCGCGGCATCGGCCCGTCGCGCGAGCGCGGCATGACCTCGCAGTTCATCCACGAGAACCGCGGCAAGCGGAGCATCGTCGTCGATCTGAAGCAGCCGCGCGGCAGGGACGTCGTGCTGGGGTTGTGCAAAAGCTCCGACGTCGTGGTCCACAACAGCCGCCGCGAGGCGATGGCGCGGCTGGGTCTTGCGTACGAGGACGTCAGGCGCGTGAAGCCCGACATCGTCTATTGCGCGGCGGTGGGTTTCGGCGAAGGCGGGCCGTATGCGGACAAGCCCGCGTACGACGACATGATCCAGGGCCTCGCAGCGGTGCCGGCGCTGCAGCAGAGGCTCACCGGCGACGCCTGTTACGCGCCTTTCAATCTCTCAGACCGGCTGTGCGGCATGGTGTTCGTGCAGACGATCCTCGCGGCGCTGCTCGCCAGGGCGCGCACGAGCGAAGGACAGTCGGTCGAGCTGCCGATGTTCGAGACGATGGCCGAGTTCGTGCTGTCGGAGCACCTGTGGGGACGCACGTTCGAGCCGTCGAGCGAAAGCATGGGTGCGCCGCGTCTCTTCGAGCGCAGGCCGTCCCGCACGCGCGACGGCCATGTCTGCTTCTGGATAGGCACCGATCCGCAATGCGCGCGGCTCTTCGACGCGATCGGCCTGCCCGGGCTGAAGAGCGACGAGCGTTTCCGCACGCGCGCCGAGCGCAACCGCAACCTGCAGGACTTCTATGCCCGCGTCGACGCGGTGCTCGCCACGAAGACCACCGCGGAATGGATGGACCGCTTCGTCGCGCACGACATTCCCGCGATGCCGCTCAATACGCTCGAGACGCTCCTCGACGATCCGCATCTGGCGGCGACGGGGTTCTTCCGCAGGAGCGCGGACGGGGTGGTCACCATGGCGACGCCTTCGCGTTGGTCTCGCACCCCGCCCGGCGAGCCGGCGCCCGCGCCGCGCCTCGGGGAGAACACGGCGGCGCTGCTGGCGGAAGCGGGCTACGACGAGGCCGCGATCGAAGGTTTGCGCCACGACGCGGTCGTTCGCTAG